Proteins encoded within one genomic window of Acidobacteriota bacterium:
- a CDS encoding PAS domain S-box protein produces the protein MAHIPHPSSAPSILIVEDDNLIRFMLKSFLKREGYGVLEARHGQEALEIFEAHRPDMVLLDLMMPVLDGFQTCSRLRQMPGGEQIPVLIITTMNDQQAIDDAFAVGATDFITKPFNYTVLQKRIRYLLQASQVENALNTTEARMESLVRYALDAIITFDQHKNIDGFNPAAERIFGYSAADIIGQSIDVIMPIGAFLDEGIKLLQGETSGARKNGETFPVEFSLSEFVANHQPGFTVIVRDITKRKRAEEESHLLQSVTRVALEVQDLNSLMGETLCLICVVTGWALGEAWIPDHNRGTLTCSPAWYGSESSLEPLRQKCQNRQFLPGEGLPGQIWATKQPVWFEDISQDAHFSGCFGPEDPGLKAGFGVPILVDQDVVAIFLFFAFEPREQDRRLIELISSIAAQLGTIIQRKQAEDALRETHQNLMALIQASPLAIIALDLEDKVKLWNRSAKYMFGWGEEEVLGSPNPIIPHNQPLKREIKQGQPLLAQSLRGVESLGQRKDGSSIDLSISVAALHNAGGEMNGTVIIATDITQRKRADTFLAGEKLVLELIAKGTQLSKILDTITQIVETQVDGAIGTIQFLEKGNRLCFAGTPRLPQDYMVSGDNIRIGPNAQSCGTAAFHKKTVIVSDISRSPLWEDFSELAFRNEIKACWSVPVLSSTQEVLGTVTLYFHEHRSPGTYELHLLEVASYLIGIAVERKRTDDILRHNEQHFRSLIENALDVITVLSPDGTIVYESPAVERVLGFKPQDLLGKKISQVFHPDDAEEVFYLLFYDEPAQDTGETTPVTFHYRHQHQDGSWRTLEAISNRKLDDMAMPGVIINSRDITERERIAEAQRRLQTTVNQVAQQWQLTFNTIEFPIVILDMEGRVTRLNQAAQVLLEISVEAALGSVLEQIATGQLWKKAVSLVKTAAQTTSPTASQVHTEQTGQTWDLTVNPVTTSPGNEEFHPMVILILRNITHLVELQESLRRSEIMSKMGAVVGGVAHEVRNPLFSITAVLDAFEARFGVREEYQRYIQSLRKELTRMINLMEELLEFGRPTNLTFAECAIQDVLTQAIQSCKPTAETLKIELQVTVDADFPAFRLDRRRLAQVFHNLIENAIQHAPAGSVVLVEAKKIHLNDLPWLECVIKDRGPGFRSEDLPKLFDPFFTRRRGGTGLGLSIVQRIVEDHGGKVLASNRVHGGGAMKVRIPLLKN, from the coding sequence ATGGCACATATACCGCATCCTTCATCCGCTCCTTCGATTTTGATTGTCGAAGACGATAATTTAATTCGGTTTATGCTCAAGTCCTTTCTGAAACGTGAGGGCTATGGCGTACTCGAAGCGCGGCATGGCCAGGAAGCACTCGAAATATTTGAAGCACACCGGCCTGATATGGTGCTGTTAGATCTGATGATGCCAGTGCTTGATGGGTTTCAGACCTGTTCGAGACTGCGACAAATGCCCGGTGGCGAGCAAATTCCCGTCTTAATTATAACAACGATGAATGACCAGCAGGCAATTGATGACGCCTTTGCCGTCGGCGCCACTGATTTTATTACAAAACCATTTAATTATACGGTTTTGCAAAAACGGATCCGCTATTTGCTCCAGGCCAGCCAGGTTGAAAATGCTCTGAACACAACTGAAGCCCGGATGGAATCGCTCGTTCGATATGCCCTGGATGCGATCATTACATTTGACCAGCATAAAAACATTGACGGGTTTAACCCGGCGGCAGAACGTATTTTCGGTTATTCGGCAGCCGACATTATCGGCCAGTCAATTGACGTGATTATGCCGATTGGCGCCTTTCTCGATGAAGGTATCAAACTCCTCCAGGGAGAAACCAGCGGCGCTCGAAAAAACGGCGAGACCTTTCCGGTGGAATTTTCCCTGAGTGAATTTGTCGCCAACCATCAGCCAGGCTTTACGGTCATTGTGCGGGACATCACCAAACGCAAACGAGCCGAAGAAGAAAGCCACCTCCTCCAATCTGTCACCCGTGTCGCCCTCGAAGTCCAGGACCTCAATTCATTGATGGGTGAGACGCTGTGTTTAATTTGTGTCGTTACTGGCTGGGCGCTCGGGGAGGCATGGATACCAGACCACAATCGAGGAACACTCACCTGTAGCCCAGCCTGGTATGGAAGTGAATCCAGCCTCGAACCGCTCCGCCAAAAATGTCAGAACCGCCAGTTTCTCCCCGGTGAAGGTCTGCCGGGGCAGATTTGGGCGACGAAACAACCCGTCTGGTTCGAGGATATTTCACAAGACGCTCACTTTTCGGGTTGTTTTGGGCCGGAGGATCCAGGATTGAAAGCTGGCTTTGGAGTCCCAATCCTGGTTGATCAGGATGTCGTGGCTATTTTTCTCTTTTTTGCCTTTGAACCCCGCGAACAAGACCGACGATTGATTGAACTGATTTCCAGCATTGCCGCCCAGCTTGGAACGATCATCCAGCGCAAACAGGCGGAAGACGCCTTGCGTGAAACTCACCAAAACCTGATGGCGCTGATACAGGCTTCCCCACTGGCCATCATCGCCCTCGATCTGGAAGACAAAGTGAAACTGTGGAATCGCTCGGCAAAGTACATGTTTGGCTGGGGCGAAGAAGAGGTTTTAGGGTCTCCCAATCCAATCATTCCCCACAATCAACCGCTCAAACGAGAAATCAAACAAGGGCAACCGCTGCTGGCCCAGTCGCTCCGGGGTGTGGAATCCCTTGGACAACGAAAGGACGGATCCTCGATTGATTTGAGCATTTCCGTCGCCGCGCTCCATAATGCCGGAGGCGAGATGAACGGCACGGTTATCATTGCGACGGATATCACCCAGCGAAAACGAGCTGATACCTTTCTGGCTGGTGAAAAGCTGGTGTTGGAATTGATTGCCAAAGGCACCCAGCTTTCCAAAATCCTTGATACCATTACTCAGATTGTTGAAACCCAGGTTGATGGTGCCATTGGTACGATTCAGTTTCTGGAAAAAGGCAACCGGTTATGCTTTGCAGGAACTCCCCGGCTACCGCAGGACTATATGGTCTCTGGGGATAACATCCGTATCGGGCCCAATGCGCAATCGTGCGGCACCGCTGCATTTCATAAAAAGACGGTCATCGTGTCAGATATTTCTCGCAGCCCACTGTGGGAGGATTTTTCCGAACTGGCATTTCGCAATGAGATTAAAGCCTGCTGGTCGGTTCCCGTACTTTCCTCGACCCAGGAGGTACTCGGTACGGTGACGCTGTACTTTCACGAGCACCGCAGCCCTGGCACCTATGAGTTACACCTGCTGGAAGTGGCATCGTATTTGATCGGCATTGCGGTCGAACGCAAGCGGACAGACGATATCCTCCGCCACAACGAACAGCACTTCCGATCATTGATTGAAAATGCGCTGGATGTGATTACGGTTCTGAGCCCTGATGGAACGATTGTGTATGAAAGCCCGGCGGTTGAACGGGTTTTGGGCTTTAAACCTCAGGACTTGCTCGGTAAAAAGATCAGCCAGGTGTTTCACCCCGATGATGCTGAAGAAGTTTTCTACCTGCTCTTTTACGATGAACCGGCCCAGGACACCGGAGAGACGACCCCGGTGACCTTCCACTATCGCCATCAACACCAGGACGGGTCCTGGCGGACACTGGAAGCCATCTCCAATCGAAAGCTGGATGATATGGCCATGCCTGGGGTCATTATCAATTCGCGTGATATTACCGAGCGCGAACGGATTGCCGAAGCCCAACGCCGCCTCCAAACCACGGTCAATCAGGTCGCGCAACAATGGCAACTGACGTTTAATACCATTGAGTTTCCAATTGTCATTCTGGATATGGAAGGCCGCGTCACCCGTTTGAACCAGGCAGCCCAGGTTCTTTTGGAAATCAGCGTTGAAGCCGCTCTCGGGTCCGTTCTCGAACAGATTGCGACCGGTCAGCTCTGGAAAAAAGCAGTTTCCCTGGTCAAAACTGCTGCCCAGACCACTTCCCCGACCGCATCTCAGGTCCACACTGAACAAACTGGCCAAACCTGGGATCTGACCGTTAACCCCGTCACAACCTCGCCTGGAAATGAAGAGTTTCATCCAATGGTGATTCTGATTCTCCGTAATATCACGCATCTGGTTGAGTTACAGGAATCGCTCCGCCGAAGTGAGATCATGTCAAAAATGGGGGCGGTTGTTGGCGGCGTCGCTCACGAAGTGCGGAACCCGCTCTTTAGCATCACAGCCGTCCTCGACGCCTTCGAAGCTCGATTTGGCGTGCGCGAAGAATACCAGCGCTATATCCAATCGCTGCGCAAAGAACTCACCCGCATGATCAATTTGATGGAAGAACTGCTTGAATTTGGCCGGCCAACCAACCTCACGTTTGCCGAATGTGCGATTCAGGATGTCCTGACCCAGGCCATCCAGTCCTGCAAACCGACGGCTGAAACGTTGAAAATCGAACTTCAAGTTACTGTAGACGCTGATTTTCCGGCCTTTCGATTGGACCGCAGACGACTGGCCCAGGTCTTTCATAACCTGATCGAAAACGCCATCCAGCACGCTCCCGCCGGGAGTGTCGTCCTGGTCGAAGCAAAAAAAATCCACCTCAACGATCTTCCCTGGCTCGAATGTGTCATCAAGGACCGGGGACCGGGGTTTCGTTCTGAAGACCTGCCGAAACTCTTTGATCCTTTTTTTACTCGCCGGCGGGGTGGAACCGGACTTGGGCTTTCCATTGTGCAGCGGATCGTTGAAGATCATGGCGGAAAAGTTCTGGCCAGCAACCGTGTTCACGGCGGCGGCGCCATGAAAGTCAGAATTCCGCTCTTGAAGAATTGA